The following are from one region of the Streptomyces changanensis genome:
- a CDS encoding GTP-binding protein produces MDFASSSGGATRSTTSAKIVVAGGFGVGKTTFVGAVSEINPLRTEAVMTSASAGIDDLTHTGDKTTTTVAMDFGRITLDQDLILYLFGTPGQDRFWFMWDDLVRGAIGAIVLVDTRRLADCFPAVDYFENSGLPFVIALNGFEGHQPYTPDEVREALQIGPDTPIITTDARHRADAKSALITLVEHALMARLR; encoded by the coding sequence GTGGACTTCGCAAGCTCTAGCGGCGGTGCGACCCGCTCAACCACCAGCGCGAAGATCGTGGTGGCGGGCGGCTTCGGCGTGGGCAAGACCACGTTCGTCGGCGCCGTCTCGGAGATCAACCCGCTGCGTACCGAGGCCGTCATGACGTCCGCCTCCGCCGGAATCGACGACCTCACCCACACCGGGGACAAGACCACCACCACGGTGGCCATGGACTTCGGCCGCATCACCCTCGACCAGGACCTGATCCTCTACCTCTTCGGCACCCCCGGACAGGACCGCTTCTGGTTCATGTGGGACGACCTCGTACGCGGCGCCATCGGCGCCATCGTCCTCGTCGACACCCGACGCCTCGCCGACTGCTTCCCCGCCGTCGACTACTTCGAGAACAGCGGCCTGCCCTTCGTCATCGCCCTCAACGGCTTCGAAGGACACCAGCCCTACACCCCCGACGAAGTACGCGAAGCACTCCAGATCGGACCCGACACCCCCATCATCACCACCGACGCACGCCACCGCGCCGACGCCAAGAGCGCCCTCATCACCCTCGTCGAACACGCCCTCATGGCACGACTGCGGTGA
- a CDS encoding DUF742 domain-containing protein has translation MTPPPASHDPYGASLDDASYGYEGDQPLVRPYAMTGGRTRPRYQLAIEALVSTTADPAHLAGLLPEHQRICHLCREVKSVAEVSALLSMPLGVARILVADLAEAGMVAIHQPGNGETGGTPDVTLLERVLSGLRKL, from the coding sequence ATGACCCCGCCCCCCGCCTCTCACGATCCTTACGGCGCGTCGCTCGACGACGCCTCGTACGGGTATGAAGGCGATCAGCCGCTGGTCCGCCCCTATGCGATGACCGGCGGCCGGACCCGGCCCCGTTACCAGCTCGCCATCGAGGCGCTGGTGTCGACCACGGCCGACCCGGCACACCTCGCCGGGCTGCTCCCCGAGCACCAGCGGATCTGCCACCTCTGCCGTGAGGTGAAGTCCGTGGCCGAGGTCTCGGCACTGCTGTCGATGCCGCTCGGGGTGGCCCGGATCCTCGTCGCCGACCTGGCGGAGGCCGGCATGGTGGCGATCCACCAGCCAGGAAACGGAGAGACCGGCGGTACGCCGGATGTGACACTGCTCGAAAGGGTGCTCAGTGGACTTCGCAAGCTCTAG
- a CDS encoding roadblock/LC7 domain-containing protein, with amino-acid sequence MSQAAQNLNWLITNFVDNTPGVSHTVVVSADGLLLAMSEGFPRDRADQLAAVASGLTSLTAGASRIFEGGLVNQTVVEMERGFLFIMSISDGSSLAVLAHPDADIGLVGYEMALLVDRAGSVLTPDLRAELQGSLLN; translated from the coding sequence ATGAGCCAGGCGGCGCAGAATCTGAACTGGTTGATCACCAACTTCGTGGACAACACCCCCGGGGTGTCCCACACGGTGGTGGTCTCCGCCGACGGACTCCTGCTGGCGATGTCCGAAGGTTTCCCCCGCGACCGCGCCGACCAGCTGGCGGCCGTCGCGTCCGGGCTGACCTCGCTGACCGCGGGCGCGTCCCGCATCTTCGAAGGCGGCCTGGTCAACCAGACCGTGGTGGAGATGGAGCGCGGCTTCCTCTTCATCATGTCCATCTCGGACGGCTCCTCGCTGGCCGTACTCGCCCACCCCGACGCCGACATCGGCCTCGTCGGCTACGAGATGGCGCTGCTCGTGGATCGCGCGGGCAGCGTCCTGACCCCGGACCTGCGCGCGGAGCTCCAGGGCAGTCTTCTCAATTGA
- a CDS encoding acyl-CoA carboxylase epsilon subunit, giving the protein MTTPLADASLLRVERGHAAPEELAALTAVLLARANARPAAAPARRVHSAAGWRRLERQSGFRAPHSWQG; this is encoded by the coding sequence GTGACCACGCCCCTGGCAGACGCCTCCCTCCTCCGGGTCGAGAGGGGCCACGCCGCACCGGAGGAGCTCGCCGCCCTCACCGCGGTGCTCCTGGCCCGCGCCAACGCCCGCCCGGCCGCCGCCCCGGCGCGGCGCGTCCACTCCGCGGCCGGCTGGCGCCGCCTGGAGCGTCAGTCAGGCTTCCGGGCGCCGCACTCCTGGCAGGGCTGA
- a CDS encoding sensor histidine kinase → MRRSTKSAAEQQARGNFTPPPRTAAPPADAPANPPAGPAAGGSASRFSPRNWHVATRLNAILLVPVLVGLVMGGFQVKTAVDTWQEARDAEKTARIVQAASAYGQALLDERDLTAEPLLTAKSPSDRQTSVVTDAYAATDAAKRKFDEVVQDMPAGQGLERRLQLFRAEEPALKQLRDGAYTRAYDPVKTEEGYVGVQHSLMEFSNELGLGTGNVTSFGRTVYAIQLAKAAESLQRSIGMHLLVRPSTDDEVFRQQSEAFTSYKYLEQIALLEYISGGTQEDEDRLREVMTRKAQDGAKEFQSAGIQPPVAETSTGEKSVFEGMADEIARAEDAGDIKALVKRKQNGVTPETWMATATGKFEGYSEVEAELLTKALNEATRIADEARTDAFVIGGIVVIALLTAFILAGFMARQMSRAMRRLRHAALGVAEQRLPTLVDQLSRTDPGKVDTRVEPIPIDTQDEIGEVARAFDQVHREAVRLAAEQALLRGNVNAIFTNLSRRNQSLIEGQLTLITDLENNEADPDQLENLFRLDHLATRMRRNGENLLILAGEEPGRRWDQPVPLVDVMRAAASEVEQYERIELSGVPEAEIHGQAVTDLVHLLAELLENATAFSSPQTKVRVTATRLPDGRVMVEIHDKGIGLTAEDFADINHKLAKPPTVDVAVSQRMGLFVVGRLADRHGIRVQLRPSGEQAGTTSLVMLPDAITHGGGGELSAEDFTVSQIIPEQNTYQAPQAAPMRTAAELGFDDSRYEEQEGPALDPVGRSLLREGRRAALGAQLQGGQPQEEQDRPLFRDEAPDRGPQAYGQEQEHYEGGYEAPYEPQEPQQAHGQDAYRQDGGYEQTPGYDGYRPEDGYRNDGGYQAETAYPAETGYRNDAHGSDGGYADGGDYATGEYPGPGTYPEGGFSSADGDGAQYGGTYDAQPHQGEWPGQNTYQGGYDGGYGAESESTQGAPANEPDRVGFDRPGSAPSAEQQLTDAGLPRRGSPRPAERPSQDRDPQQATADRPAQQAQPAGQAPQGDPEDSGSWRSSNDERWQRAGKLKDPKAGGVTASGLPRRVPKANLVEGTAEQTPQGGPQVSRAPEDVRGRLSNLRRGVQQGRTAGTDMNGSATYDQHSGPGSTYNQER, encoded by the coding sequence GTGAGGCGAAGCACGAAGAGCGCCGCGGAGCAGCAGGCGCGGGGCAACTTCACCCCGCCGCCGCGCACAGCGGCGCCGCCCGCGGACGCACCCGCAAACCCCCCGGCCGGTCCCGCCGCCGGCGGCAGCGCCAGCCGGTTCTCCCCGCGCAACTGGCACGTGGCCACGCGCCTGAACGCCATCCTGCTCGTCCCGGTGCTCGTGGGCCTGGTGATGGGCGGCTTCCAGGTGAAGACGGCCGTCGACACCTGGCAGGAGGCCAGGGACGCCGAGAAGACCGCGCGCATCGTGCAGGCCGCCTCGGCGTACGGGCAGGCGCTCCTCGACGAGCGCGACCTGACCGCCGAGCCGCTCCTCACGGCGAAGAGCCCGTCCGACCGCCAGACGAGCGTCGTCACGGACGCGTACGCCGCCACGGACGCCGCCAAGCGGAAGTTCGACGAGGTCGTCCAGGACATGCCCGCGGGGCAGGGCCTGGAGCGCCGCCTCCAGCTCTTCCGGGCGGAGGAGCCGGCCCTGAAGCAGCTGCGCGACGGCGCCTACACGCGGGCCTACGACCCGGTGAAGACCGAAGAGGGCTACGTCGGGGTGCAGCACTCCCTGATGGAGTTCTCCAACGAGCTCGGCCTCGGCACCGGCAACGTCACCAGCTTCGGCCGGACCGTCTACGCCATCCAGCTCGCCAAGGCCGCCGAGTCGCTCCAGCGCTCCATCGGCATGCACCTGCTGGTGCGGCCGAGCACGGACGACGAGGTGTTCCGCCAGCAGTCGGAGGCCTTCACCTCGTACAAGTACCTGGAGCAGATCGCGCTGCTGGAGTACATATCCGGCGGCACCCAGGAGGACGAGGACCGGCTGCGCGAGGTCATGACCCGCAAGGCCCAGGACGGTGCCAAGGAGTTCCAGTCGGCGGGCATCCAGCCGCCGGTCGCCGAGACGTCCACCGGCGAGAAGTCGGTCTTCGAGGGCATGGCCGACGAGATCGCCCGGGCCGAGGACGCCGGCGACATCAAGGCGCTGGTGAAGCGGAAGCAGAACGGCGTCACGCCCGAGACCTGGATGGCCACCGCCACCGGCAAGTTCGAGGGCTACTCCGAGGTCGAGGCCGAGCTGCTGACCAAGGCGCTCAACGAGGCCACCCGCATCGCCGACGAGGCCCGCACGGACGCCTTCGTCATCGGCGGCATCGTCGTCATCGCCCTGCTCACCGCCTTCATCCTGGCCGGCTTCATGGCGCGGCAGATGAGCCGCGCGATGCGCCGGCTGCGCCACGCCGCCCTCGGCGTCGCCGAGCAGCGCCTGCCGACGCTGGTCGACCAGCTGTCGCGGACCGACCCCGGGAAGGTCGACACGCGCGTAGAGCCCATCCCGATCGACACGCAGGACGAGATCGGCGAGGTCGCCCGCGCCTTCGACCAGGTCCACCGCGAGGCCGTCCGGCTCGCCGCCGAGCAGGCCCTGCTGCGGGGCAACGTCAACGCGATCTTCACCAACCTCTCGCGGCGCAACCAGTCGCTGATCGAGGGCCAGCTGACCCTCATCACGGACCTGGAGAACAACGAGGCCGACCCGGACCAGCTGGAGAACCTCTTCCGGCTCGACCACCTCGCGACGCGCATGCGCCGCAACGGCGAGAACCTGCTGATCCTCGCCGGCGAGGAGCCCGGCCGCCGCTGGGACCAGCCGGTCCCGCTGGTCGACGTGATGCGCGCCGCCGCCTCCGAGGTGGAGCAGTACGAGCGCATCGAGCTGTCCGGCGTGCCGGAGGCCGAGATCCACGGCCAGGCCGTCACCGACCTCGTGCACCTCCTCGCCGAGCTGCTCGAGAACGCCACCGCGTTCTCGTCGCCGCAGACGAAGGTGCGGGTCACCGCGACGCGGCTGCCCGACGGCCGCGTGATGGTCGAGATCCACGACAAGGGCATCGGCCTCACCGCCGAGGACTTCGCCGACATCAACCACAAGCTGGCCAAGCCGCCGACGGTGGACGTCGCGGTCTCCCAGCGCATGGGCCTGTTCGTGGTCGGCCGGCTCGCCGACCGGCACGGCATCCGCGTCCAGCTCCGCCCGTCGGGCGAGCAGGCCGGTACGACGTCGCTCGTCATGCTGCCCGACGCGATCACCCACGGTGGTGGTGGCGAGCTGTCGGCCGAGGACTTCACGGTCTCCCAGATCATCCCGGAGCAGAACACCTACCAGGCCCCGCAGGCCGCCCCGATGCGCACAGCCGCCGAGCTCGGCTTCGACGACTCGCGGTACGAGGAGCAGGAGGGTCCCGCGCTGGACCCGGTGGGCCGCTCCCTGCTCCGCGAGGGGCGCCGCGCGGCGCTCGGCGCGCAGCTCCAGGGCGGGCAGCCGCAGGAGGAGCAGGACCGCCCGCTCTTCCGCGACGAGGCGCCCGACCGGGGCCCGCAGGCGTACGGGCAGGAGCAGGAGCACTACGAGGGCGGTTACGAGGCCCCGTACGAGCCGCAGGAGCCGCAGCAGGCCCACGGGCAGGACGCCTACCGGCAGGACGGCGGCTACGAGCAGACGCCCGGCTACGACGGCTACCGCCCCGAGGACGGCTACCGGAACGACGGCGGCTACCAGGCCGAGACGGCTTACCCGGCGGAGACCGGCTACCGGAACGACGCCCACGGGTCCGACGGCGGGTACGCGGACGGCGGCGACTATGCCACCGGCGAGTACCCCGGTCCCGGTACGTATCCGGAAGGCGGCTTCTCATCTGCCGACGGCGACGGCGCGCAGTACGGCGGTACGTACGACGCCCAGCCCCACCAGGGCGAGTGGCCCGGCCAGAACACGTACCAGGGCGGCTACGACGGCGGCTACGGTGCAGAATCGGAATCCACCCAGGGCGCTCCCGCGAACGAGCCGGACCGCGTAGGCTTCGACCGTCCGGGTTCCGCGCCGAGCGCCGAGCAACAGCTGACCGACGCGGGTCTCCCGCGCCGCGGCAGCCCGCGGCCCGCCGAACGGCCGAGCCAGGACCGGGACCCCCAGCAGGCCACCGCGGACCGGCCCGCCCAGCAGGCGCAGCCGGCCGGGCAGGCCCCGCAGGGCGACCCGGAGGACTCCGGCAGCTGGCGTTCGTCGAACGACGAGCGCTGGCAGCGGGCCGGGAAGCTCAAGGATCCGAAGGCGGGCGGGGTCACGGCTTCCGGTCTCCCCCGGCGGGTCCCCAAGGCGAACCTCGTCGAGGGGACCGCGGAACAGACCCCGCAGGGCGGCCCACAGGTCTCCCGCGCCCCCGAGGACGTCCGCGGCAGGTTGAGCAACCTGCGGCGCGGTGTCCAGCAGGGACGCACCGCGGGAACGGACATGAACGGATCGGCCACTTACGATCAACACAGTGGCCCGGGTAGTACCTACAACCAGGAGCGTTAG
- a CDS encoding polysaccharide lyase 8 family protein has product MPQHAPDPSRRTFLTAAATTAALATTATTATPAAPAPTGARRDVGTAAITGAAPRAPGPGEVAPSVRDFDALRLRWLALRLGTGHDPAAEPYATRLAETGALAGRYEAAMAPAPTSLWPGHPFDPPSGITHSYRCLWTMAQAYVRPGTGRTGDPALLDAVRTGLDHVAARVYHPGTARYGNWWEWQIGSPRPLLDTVAALHDRLGEDRVRTACAAVDHFVPDSALLHYGGTSTGANRVDLCRAAALSGVLGRRADRVALARDALSPVFPHVTRGDGLYADGSFVQHTWVPYTGTYGQVLLDGLACLFALLAGSPWEVVDPARVNVLDGVERAYAPLIRNGLMMDAVSGRATSRGILRDDPGRILRGDHYHGQGVIAAIALLAEGADPGRRERWHALVKGWIARDTVSPVLTAPRFEVADLARLHAVAASPVPAAPEPTGHTLYAAMDRAVHHRPGWAACVAMASDRIAHYECGNGENPRGWHTGAGMLSWWGPGAGTAGDGQYTDWFWPTVDPYRLPGTTVSTRRLADREGGEWGAPKPDARWVGGVTDGEFAALGQHLRGLGSTLEARKSWFFAADAVVCLGAGIACADGVPVETVVDNRNLGAAGTARLTTGSRWAHLDGHGGWVLPGGTVALRTLREDRTGAWRDINATSADERRTRRYQTLWLDHGTDPADGAYSYLVMPGADRRTVAARAADPHWLEVLDNTAARQAARIPSLGLTFAAFWQPGTAGPLTTTAPASLLLRRRGRTATLHVAEPPRTGRPLEVVWHHPVRRVLTRDPSVEVLSAGPSLRLRVTPGTACAPHRCTVVPY; this is encoded by the coding sequence GTGCCGCAGCACGCCCCCGACCCCTCTCGACGTACCTTCCTCACCGCCGCGGCCACCACCGCGGCCCTCGCCACCACCGCCACCACCGCCACCCCCGCCGCCCCGGCCCCGACCGGCGCCCGGCGCGACGTGGGCACGGCCGCCATCACCGGCGCCGCCCCCCGCGCCCCCGGACCCGGCGAAGTCGCCCCGTCCGTCCGGGACTTCGACGCGCTGCGCCTGCGCTGGCTCGCCCTCCGGCTCGGCACCGGCCACGACCCCGCCGCCGAGCCCTACGCCACCCGCCTCGCCGAGACCGGCGCGCTCGCCGGCCGGTACGAGGCCGCGATGGCCCCCGCCCCCACCTCCCTGTGGCCCGGCCACCCCTTCGACCCGCCGTCCGGCATCACGCACTCCTACCGCTGCCTGTGGACCATGGCCCAGGCGTACGTCCGGCCCGGCACCGGCCGCACCGGCGACCCCGCCCTCCTCGACGCCGTCCGCACCGGCCTCGACCACGTCGCCGCCCGCGTCTACCACCCGGGCACCGCCCGCTACGGCAACTGGTGGGAGTGGCAGATCGGCAGCCCCCGCCCCCTCCTCGACACCGTCGCCGCCCTCCACGACCGGCTCGGCGAGGACCGCGTCCGGACCGCCTGTGCCGCCGTCGACCACTTCGTCCCCGACAGCGCCCTCCTCCACTACGGCGGCACCTCGACCGGCGCCAACCGGGTCGACCTCTGCCGCGCCGCCGCCCTGAGCGGCGTCCTCGGCCGCCGGGCCGACCGCGTCGCCCTCGCCCGCGACGCCCTCTCGCCCGTCTTCCCCCACGTCACCCGGGGCGACGGCCTGTACGCCGACGGCAGCTTCGTCCAGCACACCTGGGTCCCGTACACCGGCACCTACGGGCAGGTCCTGCTCGACGGGCTCGCGTGTCTCTTCGCCCTCCTCGCCGGCTCCCCCTGGGAGGTGGTCGACCCGGCGCGGGTGAACGTCCTGGACGGCGTGGAGCGCGCGTACGCGCCCCTGATCCGCAACGGCCTGATGATGGACGCCGTGAGCGGCCGCGCGACCAGCCGCGGCATCCTCCGCGACGACCCGGGCCGCATCCTGCGCGGCGACCACTACCACGGCCAGGGCGTCATCGCGGCGATCGCGCTCCTCGCCGAGGGGGCGGACCCCGGCCGGCGCGAGCGCTGGCACGCCCTCGTCAAGGGCTGGATCGCCCGCGACACCGTCAGCCCCGTCCTGACCGCCCCGCGGTTCGAGGTCGCCGACCTCGCCCGGTTGCACGCCGTGGCCGCCTCGCCCGTCCCCGCCGCCCCCGAGCCCACCGGCCACACCCTGTACGCCGCCATGGACCGCGCCGTCCACCACCGCCCCGGGTGGGCCGCCTGCGTCGCCATGGCCTCGGACCGGATCGCCCACTACGAGTGCGGCAACGGCGAGAACCCGCGCGGCTGGCACACCGGCGCCGGGATGCTCTCCTGGTGGGGGCCCGGCGCCGGCACGGCCGGCGACGGCCAGTACACCGACTGGTTCTGGCCCACCGTCGACCCCTACCGGCTGCCCGGCACCACCGTGTCGACCCGGCGGCTCGCCGACCGGGAGGGCGGCGAATGGGGCGCGCCCAAGCCCGACGCGCGCTGGGTGGGGGGCGTCACCGACGGCGAGTTCGCCGCCCTCGGCCAGCACCTGCGCGGACTCGGTTCCACCCTGGAGGCGCGCAAGTCCTGGTTCTTCGCCGCCGACGCCGTCGTCTGCCTCGGCGCCGGCATCGCCTGCGCGGACGGCGTCCCCGTCGAGACGGTCGTCGACAACCGCAACCTCGGCGCGGCCGGCACCGCCCGCCTCACCACGGGATCGCGCTGGGCCCACCTCGACGGGCACGGCGGCTGGGTGCTGCCCGGCGGCACGGTCGCCCTGCGCACCCTGCGGGAGGACCGCACCGGCGCCTGGCGCGACATCAACGCCACCTCCGCCGACGAGCGCCGCACCCGCCGGTACCAGACCCTGTGGCTCGACCACGGCACGGACCCCGCCGACGGGGCGTACTCCTATCTGGTGATGCCCGGAGCGGACCGCCGGACCGTCGCCGCCCGCGCGGCGGATCCGCACTGGCTGGAGGTCCTCGACAACACCGCGGCCCGGCAGGCCGCCCGCATCCCGTCCCTGGGGCTCACCTTCGCCGCCTTCTGGCAGCCGGGCACCGCCGGCCCGCTCACCACCACCGCGCCGGCGAGCCTCCTGCTGCGGCGCCGCGGCCGCACCGCCACCCTGCACGTCGCCGAACCGCCCCGCACCGGGCGCCCCCTGGAGGTCGTCTGGCACCACCCGGTACGCCGCGTCCTCACCCGCGACCCGTCCGTCGAGGTACTCTCCGCCGGACCGTCCCTCCGGCTCCGCGTCACCCCCGGTACCGCGTGCGCCCCGCACCGCTGCACAGTGGTGCCGTACTGA
- a CDS encoding acyl-CoA carboxylase subunit beta yields MTVVDETRGEPTDARGRVAELQALREEARRGPSERATEAQHAKGKLTARERIELLLDEGSFREVEQLRRHRATGFGLENKKPYTDGVITGWGTVDGRTVFVYAHDFRIFGGALGEAHATKIHKIMDMAIAAGAPLVSLNDGAGARIQEGVSALAGYGGIFQRNTRASGVIPQISVMLGPCAGGAAYSPALTDFVFMVRETSQMFITGPDVVKAVTGEEITQNGLGGADVHAETSGVAHFAYDDEETCIAEVRYLLSMLPSNNRENPPVHPSEDPADRRGDVLLDLVPADGNRPYDMHKVIEELVDDGDFLEVHERWARNIVCALARLDGQVVGIVANQPQTLAGVLDIEASEKAARFVQMCDAFNIPIVTLLDVPGFLPGVDQEHGGIIRHGAKLLYAYCNATVPRISLILRKAYGGAYIVMDSQSIGADLTYAWPTNEIAVMGAEGAANVIFRRQIADAEDPEAMRARMVKEYKAELMHPYYAAERGLVDDVIDPAETREVLIRSLAMLRTKHADLPSRKHGNPPQ; encoded by the coding sequence ATGACCGTTGTGGACGAAACCCGGGGCGAGCCCACCGACGCCCGCGGGCGTGTGGCGGAGCTGCAGGCCCTGCGCGAGGAGGCCCGGCGCGGCCCGAGTGAGCGCGCCACCGAGGCGCAGCACGCCAAGGGCAAGCTGACGGCCCGGGAGCGCATCGAGCTCCTGCTGGACGAAGGGTCGTTCCGGGAGGTCGAGCAGCTGCGCCGGCACCGGGCGACCGGCTTCGGCCTGGAGAACAAGAAGCCCTACACCGACGGTGTCATCACCGGCTGGGGAACGGTCGACGGCCGTACGGTCTTCGTCTACGCGCACGACTTCCGGATCTTCGGCGGCGCCCTCGGCGAGGCCCACGCCACCAAGATCCACAAGATCATGGACATGGCCATCGCGGCCGGGGCCCCGCTCGTGTCGCTGAACGACGGCGCCGGCGCCCGCATCCAGGAGGGCGTCTCCGCCCTCGCCGGGTACGGCGGCATCTTCCAGCGCAACACCCGGGCGTCGGGCGTCATCCCCCAGATCTCCGTGATGCTCGGCCCCTGCGCCGGCGGCGCGGCCTACAGCCCCGCCCTCACGGACTTCGTCTTCATGGTCCGCGAGACCTCGCAGATGTTCATCACCGGCCCGGACGTCGTCAAGGCGGTCACCGGCGAGGAGATCACGCAGAACGGCCTCGGCGGCGCCGACGTCCACGCGGAGACCTCCGGCGTCGCGCACTTCGCGTACGACGACGAGGAGACCTGCATCGCCGAGGTGCGCTACCTCCTGTCGATGCTGCCGTCCAACAACCGCGAGAACCCGCCGGTCCACCCCAGCGAGGACCCCGCGGACCGGCGCGGGGACGTCCTGCTGGACCTCGTGCCCGCCGACGGCAACCGCCCGTACGACATGCACAAGGTCATCGAGGAGCTCGTCGACGACGGTGACTTCCTGGAGGTCCACGAGCGGTGGGCGCGCAACATCGTCTGCGCCCTCGCCCGGCTGGACGGGCAGGTCGTCGGCATCGTCGCCAACCAGCCCCAGACCCTCGCCGGCGTCCTCGACATCGAGGCGTCCGAGAAGGCCGCCCGCTTCGTGCAGATGTGCGACGCGTTCAACATCCCGATCGTCACCCTCCTCGACGTCCCCGGCTTCCTGCCCGGCGTCGACCAGGAGCACGGCGGCATCATCCGCCACGGCGCCAAGCTGCTGTACGCGTACTGCAACGCCACCGTGCCGCGCATCTCGCTCATCCTGCGCAAGGCGTACGGTGGCGCGTACATCGTCATGGACTCCCAGTCCATCGGTGCCGACCTCACCTACGCCTGGCCGACCAACGAGATCGCCGTCATGGGCGCCGAGGGCGCGGCCAACGTCATCTTCCGCCGGCAGATCGCCGACGCCGAGGACCCCGAGGCCATGCGCGCCCGCATGGTCAAGGAGTACAAGGCCGAGCTGATGCACCCCTACTACGCCGCGGAGCGCGGCCTGGTCGACGACGTCATCGACCCGGCCGAGACGCGCGAGGTGCTCATCAGGTCGCTCGCCATGCTCCGCACCAAGCACGCAGACCTGCCGTCCCGCAAGCACGGCAACCCGCCGCAGTAA
- a CDS encoding roadblock/LC7 domain-containing protein, with the protein MSQAAQNLNWLITNFVDNTPGVSHTVVVSADGLLLAMSEGFPRDRADQLAAVASGLTSLTAGASRIFEGGLVNQTVVEMERGFLFIMSISDGSSLAVLAHPDADIGLVGYEMALLVDRAGTVLTPDLRAELQGSLLH; encoded by the coding sequence ATGAGCCAGGCGGCGCAGAATCTGAACTGGTTGATCACCAACTTCGTGGACAACACCCCCGGGGTGTCCCACACGGTGGTGGTCTCCGCCGACGGCCTGCTGCTGGCGATGTCCGAGGGTTTCCCCCGCGACCGCGCCGACCAGCTGGCGGCCGTCGCGTCCGGGCTGACCTCGCTGACCGCGGGCGCGTCCCGCATCTTCGAAGGCGGCCTGGTCAACCAGACCGTGGTGGAGATGGAGCGCGGCTTCCTCTTCATCATGTCCATCTCGGACGGCTCCTCGCTGGCCGTACTCGCCCACCCCGACGCCGACATCGGGCTGGTCGGCTACGAGATGGCGCTGCTGGTCGACCGGGCCGGCACCGTCCTCACCCCGGATCTCCGCGCGGAGCTCCAGGGAAGCCTGCTCCACTGA
- a CDS encoding GTP-binding protein, with protein sequence MDFASSSGGATRSTTSAKIVVAGGFGVGKTTFVGAVSEIDPLRTEAVMTSASAGIDDLTHTGDKTTTTVAMDFGRITLDQDLILYLFGTPGQDRFWFMWDDLVRGAIGAIVLVDTRRLADCFPAVDYFENSGLPFVIALNGFEGHQPYTPDEVREALQIGPDTPIITTDARHRADAKSALITLVEHALMARLK encoded by the coding sequence GTGGACTTCGCAAGCTCTAGCGGCGGTGCGACCCGCTCAACCACCAGCGCGAAGATCGTGGTGGCGGGCGGCTTCGGCGTGGGCAAGACCACGTTCGTCGGCGCCGTGTCCGAGATCGACCCGCTGCGTACCGAGGCCGTCATGACGTCCGCCTCCGCCGGAATCGACGACCTCACCCACACCGGGGACAAGACCACCACCACGGTGGCCATGGACTTCGGCCGCATCACCCTCGACCAGGACCTGATCCTCTACCTCTTCGGCACCCCCGGACAGGACCGCTTCTGGTTCATGTGGGACGACCTCGTACGCGGCGCCATCGGCGCCATCGTCCTCGTCGACACCCGACGCCTCGCCGACTGCTTCCCCGCCGTCGACTACTTCGAGAACAGCGGCCTGCCCTTCGTCATCGCCCTCAACGGCTTCGAAGGACACCAGCCCTACACCCCCGACGAAGTACGCGAAGCACTCCAGATCGGACCCGACACCCCCATCATCACCACCGACGCACGCCACCGCGCCGACGCCAAGAGCGCCCTCATCACCCTCGTCGAACACGCCCTCATGGCACGACTGAAGTAG
- a CDS encoding DUF742 domain-containing protein, with translation MATPPGGHQPYDGAHHVPGDGARNRYNFPSAPSGQGYQQPYQQPQVPRGQPAQHRRRPEAGSAPAAHNPLVRPYAMTGGRTRPRYQLAIEALVSTTADPSRLHGQLPEHQRICRLCIEIKSVAEISALLSIPLGVARILVADLAEAGLVAIHQPGGDEAAGGQPDVTLLERVLSGLRKL, from the coding sequence GTGGCAACACCCCCAGGCGGACACCAGCCATACGACGGTGCTCACCACGTACCGGGCGACGGCGCCCGGAACCGCTACAACTTCCCCTCCGCCCCCAGCGGCCAGGGCTACCAGCAGCCCTACCAGCAGCCGCAGGTGCCGCGCGGTCAGCCCGCGCAGCACCGCCGGCGTCCCGAGGCGGGGTCCGCCCCCGCCGCCCACAACCCCCTGGTCCGTCCGTACGCCATGACCGGCGGCCGGACGCGGCCGCGGTACCAGCTCGCCATCGAGGCGCTGGTGTCGACCACGGCCGATCCCTCGCGGCTGCACGGGCAGTTGCCCGAGCACCAGAGGATCTGCCGACTCTGCATCGAGATCAAGTCGGTGGCCGAGATCTCGGCGCTGCTCTCCATCCCCCTCGGCGTAGCCCGGATCCTCGTCGCCGACCTGGCCGAGGCCGGACTCGTCGCCATCCACCAGCCCGGCGGTGACGAGGCCGCCGGCGGCCAGCCAGACGTGACACTGCTCGAAAGGGTGCTCAGTGGACTTCGCAAGCTCTAG